The genomic window TTACAATAATATAATATTGGTTGAATTATACCATTTACACTTTAAATTTACTGCAAAATAAAGTAGGAGATTTTTGCCTTAGTTGAAAAAGAAATAAGCGTAGCGATTCATGAACACCTTTAAAAATTAAAGTTCGTGAACTAAAATTTCAGCATCTTGGCTCAGCCTAGACGGTTAAATTTTATTTTGATGAATAAGGTAAAAATATTCGTTTTATTGCGGTAAATTTAACTTGTAGATGGTATTACTTACAATAAAGGATAAGCACTATATGTACATAAATTATACAATTAAAAAGGCTGTCTTAGTTTAAACTAAGACAGCCCTATTTCACTTATTTATATTTTGGCAAAAGAACCAGACTTTTCTAAATATACTTTTGCTGGAATGTTTTAACTTTTAAACGTGATGCTTTTTTAAATCGATATTTAATATCGTTTACCTCATACGACCTATCCTCTTCTTCTATCGCATCAAACATATCCATTATCAGTTTCTGGTTAGTATAGAAATCCAACACATTATCTCTATATCTGAAATAGTAATATTTACCATTTTGAGAAACAATATATATGGTATATTCATCACCTCCACGTCGTTTATTAATCTCAACTCTACCATTAAAAACCTTATTAATGATACCACCATTGAAATTTTGTACACTAATATTCTGTTCTGATAAGAATAAATTTTGTTCCGAATCCCAATCAAAATTCATATCACTCAGCAATATACTAAACTGAAGATCTTTTGGAAGTTTTTGTCCAAATTCAAATAAGCCACCTTCAGGCTTTTCTTCAACCGGTTTATTCAACAACCTTGAGAAAGCCATTTTCTGCAGATCAGATTCTTTATCTATTACCCCTTTGGAGCCGGCTAATTCTAAATCCCGCCTAATCGCATCCATTATTGACTCGTTAAATTCAAAATTCATACCTAGCACCAGCTCTGCTTTCATTTCTTCTGAATTCATATCATAATCAACATTTCCAAATGCTCTTACATCAATCACCTGATCAGGATTATAGAATTTCATTTCCCCACTAGCTCCCAACCTACACTCATCGTTATAGAACCTAACTTCATTTTCAACAATATTGTTTATTGTATCTCCCCCGATAACATAACATGCTTCCGGTTCATCGTAAGAAATTCGACCTTTTGCCGAAATAAAATCAACATCTATCAAACTCCTGTCGGTTGATAAAAAGGCTGCAGAATACGAACTATCAACAGCATAGATCCCATTGTATATAAATGAATACCTAGACTGATCTTCAAAGTTTTCAATTTGAACTCTTACATTCTTAGGATCAACATTATCATAAATAGGCACCTCTCCGGTTTCTATGTTATCACAATAATTTTGAATACCTGAATATCCTTTAAACTTTAAAAAATTAGATTCGCCGGATACTTCAACTTTTCCATTAAAGCTAAAATACGGGTTAAGCATAAATTCTTCTTCAAACATTAACTCTCCAACACCAATAGATGTGTTAGTCTGGCTATCAACATAAAGCTGCCCGAAATGAATTGGATGTTTTATACCGTCTATATCTTTATAGAAGTAATCGGCACTACCGCTAAATTTATCTGACGACTCTATCACAACACTTGCCTTTTCCAAAACATGTTCGTTTCTACCGACACCAATCTTCACTTTAGCATTTTCGAAACCTTCCATCCATCCATTCTCCATAACAACAAGCTTCAGGCTGTCAGGATAAATCAATGCATCAGCAACTTCAATTCCTTCAAGATAAGACGCCTTGATCTCATTGGTAATTAAACTATAACTTGCAATCTTAGCCTGAAACCTCAGTGAATCCTGTGTTGGATCTAAGGAAACAAACCAAGGTATCTTTTCTATGTTCGTACTTTTTAAATCAACTGTTTTATCATCAATATTCCAAACAACATTATCGATATATGCTTCATATTTATTTGAAATAAATTCAACAGTAGCATTGTTTTCCTCCAACAGGAAATGTCCTTTTCTATTCGCTAAGTCTACTTTACCATATGAATTGATAACTCCAAACTCAGAAGGAGAATCTATATTTTCTCTCAAATTGAAATCTAAACCATATCCCTCAAAATAATCCGCATAGAAATTATAATAATCACTATTAATATCTGCAGTTTCAAAAGAAACATTACCACTACCGGTAAGTTTACTACCTGAGAAATTTAATTTCCCTGTACTTGTCAATATACCGTCATACATCACAAAAGGTTTGTCCAACAACGATATTGTAAGGCTATCAGAATTTGGTTTCCAAAACACATAAACCGAATCGGCCGATACTGTTGGAGTACTCAATTTCTCGGTTTTTATTTTATCAACATTAAAACCAGACGCCACACACATGAGAGAATCAGGGTAGAACTCAACATTTGTAGACTCAAACTGTGAAGAGAGGTAACTAACCCGGCCCCGCCCATTCAAGCCCTGCATGTTCAAAGTAATTTCATCATTAAACACCCCTTGTTTATACAGCTCTATACCTTCAATTTCGGTGTCATAAATAAAACCAAGCGAGTAATCCTCCTGAACCTTCAAATCATATTTGAATTCTGGAAAAATTCCATTTGCATGTACAACTCCCGGAAACTGTACCATCCTTGAACTAATAGCATTCAATGAATCCAATTCAAAAGGATCCAGTTTTACATAAAGCTCATCTCTTTTATAAACGCTATCTTTTATTTCGGGTAAATCATAAAAAACAAAGGCGTCTTTCGTGTTTTTAAAAATTGGATATTGTGCTAGTCTCAATTTTCCGGACTTATTCCCCGGGTCATCAATAAACAATTCCCCTTTAAGCGAATCTATCTGATTTCTTACTTTAACATAGTAAAACTTTCCGTCATTATTCCTTTTCCAGGAAGGCACATAGAATGACATTCTCTGATTACCATTCATTACAACAGTAAAATCATCATAATTAAAATTATAATCACTTCCTTCAAACTCGTAATTCCCTACATTAATATTACCGTTAAATTTGAAATACAGATTTTGAAGCACAGTTAAAGAGTCACTCGGAAATACCGATACACGTTTCTCGTTAGAAAGGTTTACGCGGCTAATTCCAAGAATTAGTATTTCTCCGTTATCAAGATCGATAGTTCCTTTTGTAGGTTTTCCTTCCGGGGTTTGAAAAGTTATAACATCATAGTCTATCTTTTTCTTGTGCGCATCTACTACATTCAAAAACTTCTCACTAAAACGTACTCTGTCCAAATCAGTTTCTACATAAACATATCCTAACGCACCAAGCTCCATTAATAAATGAGAAGCATACTTCTTTGGCATTCTCATATAAGTTGCAACCAACTCTATAGGAAAGTAAGTCATACCTTCATAGTAATCGTACATATCACGAAGCTTGATAAGAGGATTCACATTGTTTGTTCCCTGAAATTGTTTAAAAATTTCCTTTTCGTAATACTTGTTCGACACAAATGGTACATCTACATAATCTTCAGTCGTAAAAAACAATTTACTGCTGTCTCTTTTCCACGCAAAACTCTTGAGGTACATATCAAGGTTGTTAAAAGAATTGGAATATGAAGATTGAGATAATCTGTTATTATTCTTCCTTACAATTAATTTCTCATTGAGAATATCATAATTAAATGCAATTTCAGGATGATAGATAGAGTCTTCCTTTAATGCTATACTAACATCCGACTGACTGGAAACAAATCTGTCTCTATAAAAGATAAAACCTTTAGAACTTAAAGTAATGGCTTTTTTATTTGATTTTTTATAAAACAAAAACGCACTGTGATCCTCTCCACCTACACCGTAGAAAGTATTACCCCTAACCATCAAACCTCCATTGTAATCAACTCCTTTAACTATATCTTTAAAATAATAATCTGTTGTATAACTATTAAAGATAGGATACACCTCTTTTTCTGCACTACCTGATTCTACTCTATCGGTTAATTGTCCGATAATTTTTTTCTTAATGAAGTAATCGCTGCTTAGTGCAACTGAATCAGCAGTAAATCCATTTTCACCAACATTTATCTTGAAGTTTTTAGCACTTACATAAAGTGAGTCTCTTGAATAATATTTCGAATTCCAGTATATTTTTGCCTCATCAACCTGAATTATTTGCTCAGCAGGAATAAAAGCCCCGTTAACTTCATATATTTTTAAACTATCTCTCCCAACCCCACATTTCAAATCAGTATTTGAAAATGAATATCTGATCAACTCCGAGGAATCGTACTTTAAACCTCCCAAAGTATCTGATACAAACCAATTTATTTTTCCTTTAGGATTGAGCAAAGACGCAGATAAAACATTATAGTTCGATTCAATAAACTTCTCCCTATCGGCCCGGATTCCTTTTATCTCATCTAAGTGTTTTCCATAAGCCTTTAACCACGAATATGTACTTTGATTACTTCCCTTACTAAATTCATCAATAAGAACTGCAGATTTTAGAAATTGATCATAATATTCGAAATCCTTTATCCCGGCACTTTTCATTTTATTCAAAATCCCCAGTATCAAGACCTGATTCGCCTCTTTATACTCATCGAAATCATCAATAAACTGCATTGCTGCCTTTTCCCCGAATTTATTTTTTACACTAAAAAATTCGATTAACTCCGACTCGAATTCTCCGGGAGCTAAGGTGGTTTTTCCCTTTTCCTGTGCAGTTAAAAGTTGACCTATTAACAAAAGAAAAATTATTAAGCTTTTTTTCATTTAAGATTTATTTATTGGTTAGGTGCTAATTATATGTAATCTTTACTCTTCTAAAAATTATTTTACTTTTTCTATTGACTGTATCTCTATTTTTTCTTCAGCCTCAATGATGCCCATGAGTTCTTTTCTCTTCTCTCCTGCAGTTCAAAATCATATTTCTCGGTTTCAGCCAATAAAAAATCAATATCATTTACATAAAAACCACTCAGCAATATTTCTCCACCGGATTTTATAGACATTGCATATTTCGACATATCATTAATCAATATATTACGATTGATATTAGCAATGAACAAATCATATACCTTTTCCTTCTTCAAAAAGCCGGCATCACCCATGGCTGCATTAATAAAAGCTACACCATTTCGCTCAGCATTTTCAACAGTATTTTCATAGGCCCAGTCATCTATATCAACAGCATCAACCTTTGCAGCACCTTTCTTGGCAGCCAAAAGTGCTAAAATTCCAGTTCCGCAACCCATGTCCATAACTGTTTTCCCCTCAACATCCATATCCAATATATAACTAACCATCAAATGGGTAGTTTCGTGGTGCCCCGTACCGAACGACATTTTGGGTTCTATAACTATTTCATATTCCGCATTTGTCTTTTCGTGAAAGGGTGCTCTTATCACACAACGGTTATCAACATTTATCGGTGAAAAGTTTTTTTCCCACTCTTCATTCCAGTTATGAGGTTTTACCTTATTTTTTTCATAATTTATTTCGCACAAGCCATTGCCTAAAACGGATATTTCGGCAAAACTGTTTTCATCATAGAGTTCTGTTTGAATATAAGCTAAAACCCCATCCTCTGTATCTATGAAACTCTCAAATCCCACTGCTCCTAATTCTGCTTCCAAAACATCCTTCCAGGGCTCTAAAGGACTAACTGTAAACTTAAACTCTAAATATTCCACCTTATTAAGTATTTTTTTATCTGATATAAATTGTATTAAATCCTATTAGAATTCAATACTTACAATCTTCATCAAACAAATAATTAATTTCAATCTTATTTACGAACACCAAATTACGAAACTTATAAAAAAAACAAAGGAACCGAGACGGTTCCTTTGCATAAAAAATTATATTTTGAAGTTTTACTATTCAAAAGCAGTAACGATAGCCATAAAATCTTCAGATTTCAATGCTGCACCACCGATTAAACCACCATCAACATCTTCTTTTGAAAAGATCTCTTTAGCATTTCCCGGTTTTACAGAACCACCGTATAAAATTGGAAGTTTTGCAGCAACTTCTGCACCGTATTTTGCATCTACAACCTTACGGATGTGTGCGTGCATTTCCTGCGCTTGCTCAGGTGAAGCTGTTTCTCCTGTTCCAATTGCCCAAACAGGCTCATAGGCCAAAACAATCTTATCAAAAGCACTTGCTTCAAGGTGGAAAAGACCTTTTTCTACCTGCTCAGCAACAACACCAAAATGACTTCCTGATTTTCTTTCCTCTAAAAGCTCACCTATACAGAAAATTACTTCCATATTGTTTGCTAATGCAGCATCAGTCTTTTTAGCCAAAAGCTCATCTGTTTCGCCATAAATTGCACGACGCTCAGAGTGACCTAAAATAACTTTTTCAACACCAATTGCCGTAAGCATATCTCCTGCAATCTCACCTGTATAAGCTCCATTCGTATTCTCATTCATATTTTGAGCTGCTACCTCAATTTTTGAATCTTTTAGTTCGCTTACAACACCAGCAAGGTTTACAAATGAAGGTGATACTACAACCTCAGCAACAGGCTTTTTCTCTGCTACTTCTATTGCTAATTCTTTAACTAACGACAAACCTTGGTTGATGTCGTTATTCATTTTCCAGTTTCCTGCAACGATTTTTCTTCTCATTGTTTCCTATTTTTTGCAAATATATAAACTAAGTGCAATTTGAAAGTATTTACACTTTATTTTTATTCCTTTTTGTAAGCTGATTATTTATTATGGGAGTTTTTTGTAATTCTAACTCAATATCCTGAAAGGGAATTAGGTTACTATACTATAACGCATACTTTTCGGCCACTACTCCTTTTTTCAATCTCAAAACACCAGGATTAGCTCTAATAATGGTTTTACACGTGATATTATCTATACTGTAAACACTTATATTTCCACCCATATTTTCTTTAAAGGCAACAACATCTTCATCCGGTGACGGTGAAATAACAATCACCTTTTCTTCACTTTTTACAAGTTCTTTTATTCTATTTATCATTTCATCATCAAGCCTCAGGTCAAGCGAAACTATGCACAAAACATTTTGATAAGCTAAAATTTCATCAGTAAAATCATCTCCTCCCATAGTCAATGAAAAATCGTGTATTGGCGATTCGTACCCCTTACTTATCAGCTTTGTTTCTCTATCTACATATTCTGCCCCCTCAATATCCCATGGGTTCTCATCGGTTGAAAACTCTTTTACTTCTCCTTCAACTCTATAAAACCATGTTTCTTCATAAACATCTTTAGCAGCTCCTTCGGGAATCTCCATCAACTCAGGAATATTTGCTCCGATTTTGTAGGGTCTGAAATCAATTATCGGCAAATTACTTATTGAATATAAAGCTACTGACGAACCTATAACAATGATTACAACTTCGGCTAACACAGCAAATTGTTTTTTATTAATATGCTTTCGTCTAAACCACAGGAACATGGTCATTGTCAATAAAACCATATCCTTTCCAAACGACTGCCAGGGAGTAAAATGAATTGCATCGCCAAAACAACCACAATCGGTTACTTTATCAAAATAGGCAGAGTAAAATGTTAGAAAACCAAAGAAAACAAACATTGCGATAGACAAAAGCAAAGTTTGTACAATCCTCCAGCCAAATATAATTGCCACTCCTAAAATCACCTCTACCAAAGAAACCATAAAACCGTTTGCAAAAGCGTATTTCATGAAGAATGGTAAATCCAAAACATCGGCAGAATAATACTCTTCCAGCTTATAAGCAAACCCCAAAGGATCGTTAAGCTTTACAAAACCGGAAATCATTAATATTACACCTAATACGTATTGAATTAATTTAGTCATGGGAATTTTGGATTTATGATTTATGACTTATGATATCTAATTTTTGAACTAAAACTCCGGATTTCTCTCCTCTTCCATTTGTATCAAAGCAAAAACTGCGTAATTCATCATATCCAAATAATTTGCATCAATACCTTCCGATACCTGAGTTACACCCTGATTATCTTCAATTTGTTTTACTCTTAATATTTTTTGAAGAATCAGATCTGTCAATGAGCTGATACGCATATCGCGCCAGGCCTCACCATAATCGTGATTTTTATCCTCCATCAGTTTTTTTCCGCTTTGCAGAGCGGCTTTATATAATTCTAAAGCTTTTTTTGGCTCCATATCTACCTGATCTGCTATACCCTCCTGAATCTGAACTAAAGCAATTGCAGAATAGTTTACAATAGCAATAAACTCCCCTTCTTCCGACTCGTCTATTTTCTGAACAGCATTATTCTGGATGCTTCTGGTTCTGTTTGCCTTAATAAATATCTGATCGGTTAATGAAGGTAGCCTTAATATTCGCCAGGCCGGACCATAATCTTCCAGTTTTTTTTCGAATAAAACTGCACACTTATCTAATATTGTCTGAAACTGATGTGATGTTTTCTGTAATTTGGTCATTATCAACTGTTATAAATCATTTAATCTAGATTGCTAATATACATTTTTTACATATTCATACATTAGGCTTTTTAGCTTACTTTTGTTAAAATTTTTTGATTACAGCTTACAAGTCGTACAAACCTGTATCTTGCAACTTGCAACTTATAAATCCTATGTCAAAAACATCAATTAATGTAAATGGTAAACTGCTAGACCTGTCTACACCAAAAGTGATGGGAATATTAAACATCACTCCCGATTCGTTCTATTCAAAGAGTCGTTTTGATGAAAATGATATAATCATCAAGCAGGTTAAGTCTATGATAAACGACGGAATGGACATAGTCGACATTGGAGGATATTCTTCAAGGCCGGGTGCCAAACATATTTCGGAACAGGAAGAAGTTGAAAGAGTTCTTCCGGTAATAGAAATCATCCATGAAAATTTTCCCGATCTGGCAATTTCAATAGATACTTTTAGAGCTAAAGTAGCCGAGAAATCCGTTAAGACGGGAGCGGGAATAATAAACGATATTTCGGCCGGCGAAATGGATGCAAAAATGTTCGAAACTGTTGCCGGACTAAAAGTGCCATATATTGCAATGCACATGAAAGGTACTCCGCAAAACATGCAGACCGATCCCGTATATTCAGATATAATGACAGAAATACTATATTATTTTTCAGAAAAGATAAACCGACTCCATCAACTTAATGTGAATGATATTATACTTGATCCCGGCTTTGGCTTCGGAAAAACAGTTGAACACAATTATGAAATACTAAACAAATTTGAATTATTGCATAACACCGGACTTCCAATACTTACGGGAGTTTCGCGAAAATCAATGATAAACAGGGTATTAAGTACAAAACCCGAAGACGCTCTTAACGGAACCACGGTTTTAAATACCATTGCCCTGACAAAAGGAACTCAAATTTTAAGAGTTCACGATGTGAAAGAGGCAAAACAGGCAATAACACTTTTTCAAAAAATTATTAATTCTTAATTCAATTAATGATTAATATTTATATTTTTACTTCAAACAATAAATCACAGAATTGGATTTTTTAGATTTAAGATTTCTCGACCTTTTAGATATACTGCTGGTTGCATTATTCATGTATCAGCTCTATAAACTTGCAAGGGGAACTGTTGCAATCAATATATTCATTGGGGTTACGGCTATTTACCTCGTATGGCAAATAGTAAAAGCCCTGAAAATGGAGATGTTGAGCGAAATTTTAGGGCAATTCATTGGGCTTGGAGTTCTTGCATTAGTAATTGTATTCCAACAGGAAATAAGGAAATTCCTGTTATTTATAGGCTCCGCGAATTTAAAATCCCGTCAAAGTTTTTTTAAACAACTTCGCTTTTTTAAAGAAGAACAGATTCTTCGTACAGATGTGGATGCAATAATCTCCGCCTGTGTTTCGATGGGTAAAACAAAAACTGGTGCGCTAATAGTTCTGGAGCGAAATAATAAACTCGAGTTCTTAATCAATAGCACCGGTGATAAAATGAATGCAGAGGTCAACCAACCTATAATCGAAAGTATTTTTTATAAAAACTCTCCCTTACACGATGGCGCAATTATAATATCTAAAAACCTGATTTTAGCTACCCGTGTAATTCTACCTGTTTCATCTTCACATAATATTCCGTCAAGATTAGGCCTTCGCCATAGAGCAGCAATCGGGATTACCGAAAACACCGATTCTGTTTGCCTCGTTGTATCGGAAGAAACCGGAGAAATTTCTCATATTAAAGATGGCGATATTACAATTAAAAAATCTCATTTAGAGCTTACCCAGATGGTGAAAGAGGATATGGCGAATATCTGACACAAATACTAAGCTGGCTTTTTATTTAATAAATATTACTGTTTATAATTTTCCTGACAGTACCATTCAAAAAAAAAAAAGAAACAGCACATAAAAACATTTTCAGCCATACAACTGAAAAATTACACTTTATTACTACACACCCCCTGTTTTTACTACAGTACTACCGATTTAAAACATGTAAAAAAGACATAATCCCCTTGTTTTTTTTCTTCAAAAGCATTATTCACACCGCAAACCAATATACAAATCTCAATTTTTCACAAATAATTTTAACAAATTGTCAATAATACACTTATCTAATTTATAAAAAGACAAAAACATAGGTCAAAATTGCATTCATCAAATTATAGCTATATATTCACATCACAATTTTAGTTTTACACTATTACACTTATCGGTATTTTCATTACAATCTGTAAAGTCACACACATAATATCGACTATATTATTACTATAATAAAATTTCTATGAGTAAACGATTTGGAATGTATGTTCCTGAAATGGAACATGACGCATGTGGTATTGGATTTATTTCTCACTTAAAAGCAAAACCGTCACATAAAATTATAAATAGAGCACTTACAATGCTCGAAAACATGGAACACAGAGGTGGACAGTCTGTTGATGAAAAATCAGGAGATGGAGCCGGGATATTAATTCAGTTACCTCATTCATTTTTCAAAAAGAAATCTATTCCATTGGGAATTGAACTACCTAATAAAGGTAAATATGGTGTTGGAATGGTATTTTTTCCTGCCGACAAATTCAAGCGCCAACAATGTAGAAATATACTTAATGAATATATCAATAAAACAGGCTTAGTCTTATTGGGCTACAGAGATGTTCCTATTGATAACTCTACCCTGGGGGAAGCCGCTTTAAGTACAGAACCACGAGCTGTACAGGTTATCGTAGAAGCAAAAGAAGATATTGATCAGGATGCTTTAGAGCGCAAACTATTTGTACTAAGAAAATCATCAGCCCATGCTATTGGCAAAGAAGTTGATTTAGAAGACGGAGAATATTATGTTACAACTTTCTCTTCTAAAGTAATAGGTTTCAAAGGTCAATTTACAACTCCTCAACTAAAAGAATACTACGAAGACCTTAGAGATGAGAACATGAAAGCGGGGTTTGCGATGGTACACTCTCGTTTTTCTACAAATACTTTTCCAAAATGGAAACTGGCTCAACCATTTCGCTACATTGCCCATAACGGTGAAATAAACACCATTAAAGGAAATGTGAACTGGATGAAGTCTTACCAGAATCTTCTGGAGTCTTCTCTATTTACCAGGGAAGAACTGGAAATGATAAAACCTATCGTTAATCCAAGTAATTCAGATTCAGCAAACCTGGATAACATTATCGAACTTCTTGTACTAGGAGGTCGTTCATTGGCACATGTATTAATGATGCTTGTTCCTGAAGCCTGGCAAAACGACGGCAAAATGGATGAAGAGCTGAAAGCCTTCTATCAATACCACGCATCTATTATGGAGCCTTGGGATGGCCCTGCTTCATTAAGTTTTACCGATGGAAACTCAATAGGTGCTACTTTAGACCGTAATGGTTTACGTCCATCGCGATATCTGGTTACAAAAGACAACCATGTAATTATGGCCAGTGAGGCAGGCACCTTAAAAATTAAGGATGAGGAAGTACTAAAAAGAGGTCGTTTACAGGCTGGAAAACTGTTTTTAGTTGATTTCAAACAAGGAAAAATTCTTGAAGATGAAGAAATTAAAAACGACATCTCTACAAGAAAACCTTATAAAAAATGGCTGGAGGTTAACGAAAAACATATCGATGACCTTAAACGTGCAAAAGAAGGTTTAATATTTATATCGAAAAAAGAACTTAAACACCGACAGGTTGCAAACGGTTATACACGTGAAGTTCTGGAAAGAATACTAAAACCAATGAGTTTAAATGCCAAAGAACCTATTGGTTCAATGGGTAGCGATATTCCATTAGCCGTTCTTTCGGAAAAGAATCCGCATTTAAGCCATTATTTCAAACAATTATTTGCTCAGGTATCTAACCCGCCTATCGACCCTATCAGAGAAAAATCGGTAATGGCATTGAATACAAGTATCGGTAAAACCTACAATATACTATCTGAATCGCCTCGACACTGTAAACAAATTTCTTTGGATCAGCCTATTCTTACTAACGAAGAATTAGAAAGAATAAAGAAGCTTCCGCCACAAGATTTCAGATCAAAAGTAATTGATATTACATTTAAGAATACCGGAGAGAAAGATGCATTGAAAAATGCACTTGATGATATCTGCAAACAAGTTGACGAAGCAATATTAGATGAAGAATCAAACTTATTGATACTTTCAGACAGAAATGCAAACATCAATTATGCTTCAATTCCTTCGCTATTAGCGCTGGGGACAATACATCACCACCTTGTTCGTAACAGACACCGTGTGCGTGTTGGCCTTATTGTTGAAGCAGCAGATATATACGAAACACACCATTTCGCCACTCTAATCGGATATGGAG from Bacteroidota bacterium includes these protein-coding regions:
- the folP gene encoding dihydropteroate synthase; translated protein: MSKTSINVNGKLLDLSTPKVMGILNITPDSFYSKSRFDENDIIIKQVKSMINDGMDIVDIGGYSSRPGAKHISEQEEVERVLPVIEIIHENFPDLAISIDTFRAKVAEKSVKTGAGIINDISAGEMDAKMFETVAGLKVPYIAMHMKGTPQNMQTDPVYSDIMTEILYYFSEKINRLHQLNVNDIILDPGFGFGKTVEHNYEILNKFELLHNTGLPILTGVSRKSMINRVLSTKPEDALNGTTVLNTIALTKGTQILRVHDVKEAKQAITLFQKIINS
- the cdaA gene encoding diadenylate cyclase CdaA, producing MDFLDLRFLDLLDILLVALFMYQLYKLARGTVAINIFIGVTAIYLVWQIVKALKMEMLSEILGQFIGLGVLALVIVFQQEIRKFLLFIGSANLKSRQSFFKQLRFFKEEQILRTDVDAIISACVSMGKTKTGALIVLERNNKLEFLINSTGDKMNAEVNQPIIESIFYKNSPLHDGAIIISKNLILATRVILPVSSSHNIPSRLGLRHRAAIGITENTDSVCLVVSEETGEISHIKDGDITIKKSHLELTQMVKEDMANI
- the tpiA gene encoding triose-phosphate isomerase, which gives rise to MRRKIVAGNWKMNNDINQGLSLVKELAIEVAEKKPVAEVVVSPSFVNLAGVVSELKDSKIEVAAQNMNENTNGAYTGEIAGDMLTAIGVEKVILGHSERRAIYGETDELLAKKTDAALANNMEVIFCIGELLEERKSGSHFGVVAEQVEKGLFHLEASAFDKIVLAYEPVWAIGTGETASPEQAQEMHAHIRKVVDAKYGAEVAAKLPILYGGSVKPGNAKEIFSKEDVDGGLIGGAALKSEDFMAIVTAFE
- the prmA gene encoding 50S ribosomal protein L11 methyltransferase; this translates as MEYLEFKFTVSPLEPWKDVLEAELGAVGFESFIDTEDGVLAYIQTELYDENSFAEISVLGNGLCEINYEKNKVKPHNWNEEWEKNFSPINVDNRCVIRAPFHEKTNAEYEIVIEPKMSFGTGHHETTHLMVSYILDMDVEGKTVMDMGCGTGILALLAAKKGAAKVDAVDIDDWAYENTVENAERNGVAFINAAMGDAGFLKKEKVYDLFIANINRNILINDMSKYAMSIKSGGEILLSGFYVNDIDFLLAETEKYDFELQERREKNSWASLRLKKK
- a CDS encoding BT_3928 family protein translates to MTKLIQYVLGVILMISGFVKLNDPLGFAYKLEEYYSADVLDLPFFMKYAFANGFMVSLVEVILGVAIIFGWRIVQTLLLSIAMFVFFGFLTFYSAYFDKVTDCGCFGDAIHFTPWQSFGKDMVLLTMTMFLWFRRKHINKKQFAVLAEVVIIVIGSSVALYSISNLPIIDFRPYKIGANIPELMEIPEGAAKDVYEETWFYRVEGEVKEFSTDENPWDIEGAEYVDRETKLISKGYESPIHDFSLTMGGDDFTDEILAYQNVLCIVSLDLRLDDEMINRIKELVKSEEKVIVISPSPDEDVVAFKENMGGNISVYSIDNITCKTIIRANPGVLRLKKGVVAEKYAL
- a CDS encoding DUF1599 domain-containing protein, encoding MTKLQKTSHQFQTILDKCAVLFEKKLEDYGPAWRILRLPSLTDQIFIKANRTRSIQNNAVQKIDESEEGEFIAIVNYSAIALVQIQEGIADQVDMEPKKALELYKAALQSGKKLMEDKNHDYGEAWRDMRISSLTDLILQKILRVKQIEDNQGVTQVSEGIDANYLDMMNYAVFALIQMEEERNPEF